The following are encoded together in the Methylobacterium radiotolerans JCM 2831 genome:
- a CDS encoding ABC transporter ATP-binding protein, producing the protein MLEIRDLVCGYGHVTALKGLTIDVREGQLVALVGANGAGKSTTLRAISGLVPPRSGAIRFAGRDIAGAEPRRILAAGIAHCPEGRRVFPQMTVAENLAMGAYLRRDRAAVAADLTRIYGEFPRLAERRDQAAGTLSGGEQQMLAIGRALMGRPKLVLFDEPSLGLAPNIVERMFAVIGAIRDAGTTVLLVEQNAFAALELCDYAYLLETGRIVLEGRGQDLIADPHVRDAYLGG; encoded by the coding sequence ATGCTTGAGATCCGCGACCTCGTCTGCGGCTACGGGCACGTCACGGCGCTGAAGGGACTCACGATCGACGTGCGCGAGGGCCAGCTCGTCGCCCTCGTCGGCGCGAACGGGGCCGGCAAGTCCACGACGCTGCGGGCGATCTCCGGCCTCGTCCCGCCGCGATCCGGCGCGATCCGGTTCGCCGGCCGGGACATCGCCGGGGCGGAGCCCCGCCGGATCCTGGCCGCGGGCATCGCCCATTGTCCGGAGGGGCGGCGCGTCTTCCCGCAGATGACGGTCGCCGAGAACCTCGCCATGGGCGCCTATCTGCGCCGCGACCGGGCGGCGGTCGCGGCGGACCTGACGCGCATCTACGGGGAGTTCCCGCGCCTCGCGGAACGCCGCGACCAGGCGGCCGGCACGCTCTCGGGCGGCGAGCAGCAGATGCTGGCGATCGGCCGCGCGCTGATGGGGCGCCCGAAGCTCGTACTGTTCGACGAGCCGTCCCTGGGCCTCGCGCCGAACATCGTCGAGCGGATGTTCGCGGTGATCGGGGCGATCCGCGATGCCGGCACGACCGTGCTGCTCGTCGAGCAGAACGCCTTCGCGGCCCTCGAACTCTGCGACTACGCCTACCTGCTCGAGACCGGCCGCATCGTCCTCGAGGGGCGCGGGCAGGACCTCATCGCCGATCCCCACGTCCGGGACGCCTATCTCGGTGGCTGA
- a CDS encoding Rieske (2Fe-2S) protein, giving the protein MAEAVPPGWIRLGPTDLLGERDLLPVTAGGRQLLLVRAGARIVAAERACPHEGADLALGRCVAGRLLCPRHQASFDLRDGAVSPGWSFRALRLFAIEAAPDGLWLRTGSDLLAPNTARSGCTRRAGTGDRSEAGPDGRATASGRQIGI; this is encoded by the coding sequence GTGGCTGAGGCGGTACCGCCGGGGTGGATCCGCCTCGGCCCGACCGACCTTCTCGGCGAGCGGGACCTGCTCCCCGTCACCGCGGGCGGACGCCAGCTGCTCCTCGTGCGGGCCGGCGCGCGGATCGTGGCCGCCGAGCGCGCCTGCCCGCACGAGGGGGCCGACCTGGCCCTCGGCCGCTGCGTCGCGGGCCGGCTGCTCTGCCCCCGCCACCAGGCCTCGTTCGACCTCCGGGACGGCGCCGTCTCGCCGGGCTGGTCCTTCCGTGCCCTGCGCCTGTTCGCGATCGAGGCGGCCCCGGACGGGCTCTGGCTCAGGACCGGATCGGACCTTCTCGCGCCCAACACGGCGCGGTCGGGCTGCACCCGCCGGGCGGGCACGGGAGACCGGTCGGAAGCGGGACCGGACGGTAGAGCGACCGCGAGCGGCCGACAGATCGGGATCTAG
- a CDS encoding response regulator → MAQEAILIIDDHALFRSGIVSMLSTAFDEIPVLDSASLHEALAIVAVVPTIVLLDIQLPGISGLEGMGLLQQRWPAARIVVVSGLDLPDTVSTALAHGACAFLSKADRPDRMMTVLREMLARSSAAPRAGAALCPTLTPRQAEVLTLVGRGLSNKMIGRSLGLSEHTVRGHVQGLLSVLGVTRRAEAVFKAQQLGLIR, encoded by the coding sequence ATGGCGCAGGAAGCAATCCTCATCATCGATGACCACGCGCTGTTCCGATCCGGCATCGTCTCGATGCTGTCGACGGCGTTCGACGAGATTCCGGTTCTCGACAGTGCATCGCTGCACGAGGCGCTCGCCATCGTCGCCGTCGTCCCGACGATTGTCCTCCTCGACATCCAGTTGCCGGGCATCAGCGGCCTCGAGGGGATGGGCCTGCTCCAGCAACGCTGGCCGGCCGCCCGGATCGTCGTGGTGTCCGGCCTGGATCTGCCCGACACCGTCAGCACGGCCCTGGCGCATGGCGCCTGCGCGTTCCTGTCCAAGGCCGACCGTCCCGACCGGATGATGACGGTCCTGCGCGAGATGCTCGCGCGGTCGTCCGCGGCCCCGCGCGCGGGCGCCGCCCTCTGCCCGACGCTCACGCCGCGCCAGGCCGAGGTGCTGACCCTGGTCGGGCGCGGCTTGTCCAACAAGATGATCGGACGCAGTCTCGGCCTGTCGGAACACACGGTCCGGGGCCACGTGCAGGGGCTGCTGTCGGTGCTGGGGGTGACGCGGCGCGCGGAGGCTGTCTTCAAGGCTCAGCAACTCGGCCTGATCCGATGA
- a CDS encoding hybrid sensor histidine kinase/response regulator, with the protein MSPSQEDRIAAEQLRLVLDGVTQSVAVGFLVSTLMLAVLWELVPHAVLLGWYGAFLVERFGAAAYARRVREAVGEPDCARRVERVVFASKIVEGAILGSLIWIALPLQIPAVSILTMSLLGATCSNGVSLLAPRRHLYLALVVPVAVLAAGTLWSLGGAPYRALAVCSILFVVGQYGQVVLASRRVRESIELRFENAALVEQLRAESAAAHRARRDAEHANTAKSQFLAAASHDLRQPVHAQGLFLQALSQTDLAAPQRRILQNAQTANVASTDMLNTLLDFSRLEAGVITPRRRAFELQPLLDKIENDLAHLADAKRLIYRTPQTDLAIVSDAALLELVLRNLVLNAIRYTERGGVLIGCRRRGAGVSIEVYDTGIGIPVDQREDIFREFYQLGNPERDRHKGLGLGLAIARGIAASLDHPLSLSSEVGSGSVFRILVPRSLDAVPNNVLDTVHGADLDAAGEADISESGGLAGARILIVDDDAIVRDAMVALLSGWGCLCWAFEDPTEVTRLPWQGPPPDALICDYRLRRDQTGAEAIATLRQHWGRPVPAILITGDTAPVRMREASESGIPLIHKPVRPDLLQTALAALIPPGRPPVGPVSAEARRGPENTGLVRAAG; encoded by the coding sequence ATGAGCCCGTCGCAGGAGGACCGGATCGCGGCCGAGCAGCTGCGCCTCGTTCTCGACGGCGTCACGCAGTCGGTCGCCGTCGGTTTCCTCGTCTCGACGCTCATGCTCGCCGTGCTGTGGGAGCTGGTGCCCCACGCCGTCCTGCTCGGCTGGTACGGCGCGTTCCTCGTCGAGCGGTTCGGGGCGGCCGCCTACGCGCGCCGCGTGCGCGAGGCGGTCGGCGAGCCCGATTGCGCCCGCCGGGTGGAGCGCGTCGTCTTCGCGAGCAAGATCGTCGAGGGCGCGATCCTCGGGTCCCTGATCTGGATCGCGCTCCCGCTGCAGATCCCGGCGGTGAGCATCCTGACCATGTCGCTGCTGGGCGCGACCTGCAGCAACGGCGTCTCGCTCCTGGCGCCGCGGCGGCACCTCTATCTCGCCCTCGTCGTCCCCGTCGCCGTCCTGGCCGCCGGAACCCTCTGGTCGCTCGGCGGCGCGCCCTACAGGGCCCTGGCGGTCTGCTCGATCCTCTTCGTGGTCGGGCAGTACGGTCAGGTCGTGCTCGCCAGCCGCCGCGTGCGGGAATCCATCGAGCTCCGCTTCGAGAACGCGGCCCTCGTCGAGCAGCTGCGCGCGGAGAGCGCCGCGGCGCACCGGGCCCGCCGCGACGCCGAGCACGCCAACACCGCCAAGTCCCAATTCCTGGCGGCGGCCAGCCACGATCTGCGCCAGCCGGTCCACGCCCAGGGCCTGTTCCTCCAGGCGCTGAGCCAGACGGATCTCGCCGCGCCGCAGCGGCGAATCCTCCAGAACGCCCAGACCGCGAACGTCGCGTCGACGGACATGCTCAACACGCTGCTGGACTTCTCGCGCCTGGAAGCCGGGGTCATCACGCCGCGGCGCCGCGCCTTCGAGCTCCAGCCGCTCCTCGACAAGATCGAGAACGATCTGGCGCATCTGGCCGACGCCAAGCGCCTGATCTATCGAACCCCCCAGACCGATCTGGCGATCGTCTCGGACGCGGCCCTGCTGGAGCTGGTCCTGCGCAATCTCGTCCTCAACGCCATCCGGTACACCGAGCGCGGCGGCGTCCTCATCGGCTGCCGCCGCCGGGGCGCGGGCGTGTCGATCGAAGTCTACGACACCGGGATCGGCATCCCCGTCGACCAGCGCGAGGACATCTTCCGGGAGTTCTACCAGCTCGGCAATCCCGAGCGCGATCGGCACAAGGGCCTGGGGCTCGGGCTCGCGATCGCGCGCGGGATCGCCGCCTCGCTCGATCATCCGCTCTCCCTCTCGTCGGAGGTCGGGAGCGGCAGCGTCTTCCGCATCCTCGTGCCCAGGAGTCTCGACGCCGTGCCCAACAACGTGCTCGACACCGTGCACGGCGCCGACCTCGACGCCGCGGGCGAGGCGGATATCTCGGAGAGCGGCGGATTGGCCGGCGCCCGCATCCTGATCGTCGACGACGACGCCATCGTCCGCGACGCGATGGTGGCTCTCCTCTCGGGCTGGGGGTGCCTGTGCTGGGCCTTCGAGGACCCGACCGAAGTCACCCGACTGCCCTGGCAGGGGCCGCCGCCGGATGCGCTGATCTGCGACTATCGCCTGAGACGGGACCAGACCGGCGCGGAAGCCATCGCGACGCTGCGGCAGCATTGGGGGCGGCCGGTCCCGGCGATCCTCATCACCGGCGACACCGCGCCCGTCCGCATGCGGGAGGCCTCGGAGAGCGGGATCCCGCTGATCCACAAGCCGGTCCGACCGGACCTTCTCCAGACCGCGCTCGCCGCGCTGATCCCGCCGGGCCGGCCGCCCGTCGGGCCCGTGAGCGCGGAGGCTCGGCGCGGACCGGAGAACACGGGTCTCGTCCGCGCGGCGGGATAG
- a CDS encoding PACE efflux transporter — MRSTRDRIRHAILFEVIGLLLIVPLGTAAFGLHAADMGVIGVGSALVATSWNYVYNLGFDRAMQRLAGHTRKSLVLRVFHAVLFEAGLLMILLPPIAWYLGIGLVEAFFMDLAIAAFYVAYAFVFNLAYDRTFPLPSWTDAAAEPSR, encoded by the coding sequence ATGCGCAGCACCCGCGACCGTATCCGCCACGCCATCCTGTTCGAGGTGATCGGCCTCCTGCTCATCGTCCCGCTCGGGACCGCGGCCTTCGGCCTGCACGCCGCCGACATGGGCGTGATCGGCGTCGGCAGCGCCCTCGTCGCGACGAGCTGGAACTACGTCTACAATCTCGGCTTCGACCGGGCGATGCAGCGGCTCGCCGGGCACACGCGCAAGAGCCTCGTCCTGCGGGTCTTCCACGCCGTGCTGTTCGAGGCGGGTCTGCTCATGATCCTGCTGCCGCCGATCGCGTGGTACCTCGGCATCGGCCTGGTCGAGGCCTTCTTCATGGATCTCGCGATCGCGGCCTTCTACGTGGCCTACGCCTTCGTGTTCAATCTGGCCTACGATCGGACCTTCCCGCTTCCGAGCTGGACCGACGCGGCCGCCGAGCCGTCCCGCTGA
- a CDS encoding LysR family transcriptional regulator, whose protein sequence is MAVSLDQLQAFVAAAEAGSFSGAARALRKAQSAVSAQVANLETDLGLALFSRAGRNPVLTPAGERLLLEARVVLDRREHLIGVASSLEQGVENRLVVAIDELYPEHALGALFASFAQRFPFVELELLFPLMEDVSRMVQSGAADLGVMWRQEELPTELGFQTIGWVPLKLVCGRDHPLAKARVEWEELKRHRQILVAARGDGAEKRRLRVAAEVWWVESHWVILEMVKHGIGWAFVTDHVIAASLTAPYLVTPDLQFDQGDWPIALELVWHKQRPCGPAATWLRERFAAERVGGLPVEGWPR, encoded by the coding sequence ATGGCGGTGTCGCTGGACCAGCTCCAGGCTTTCGTGGCCGCGGCGGAGGCCGGCTCCTTCTCGGGCGCGGCGCGGGCGCTGCGGAAGGCCCAGTCGGCCGTCAGCGCGCAGGTGGCCAACCTCGAAACGGATCTGGGGTTGGCGCTGTTCAGCCGCGCGGGCCGGAACCCGGTGCTGACCCCCGCGGGGGAGCGGCTGCTGCTGGAGGCGCGCGTGGTGCTCGACCGGCGGGAGCACCTGATCGGCGTCGCGAGCAGCCTGGAGCAGGGCGTCGAGAACCGGCTGGTGGTCGCCATCGACGAGCTCTACCCGGAGCACGCCCTCGGCGCCCTCTTCGCCAGCTTCGCCCAGCGCTTCCCCTTCGTGGAGCTCGAACTGCTCTTCCCGCTCATGGAGGATGTCAGCCGCATGGTTCAGTCGGGGGCCGCCGACCTGGGTGTGATGTGGCGCCAGGAGGAGCTCCCCACGGAACTCGGGTTCCAGACCATCGGCTGGGTGCCGCTCAAGCTCGTCTGCGGCCGCGATCACCCGCTCGCGAAGGCGCGGGTGGAGTGGGAGGAGCTGAAGCGCCACCGCCAGATCCTCGTGGCCGCCCGCGGCGACGGGGCGGAGAAGCGCCGTCTGCGGGTCGCCGCCGAGGTGTGGTGGGTGGAGAGCCACTGGGTCATTCTGGAGATGGTGAAGCACGGGATCGGCTGGGCCTTCGTCACCGACCACGTCATCGCCGCGTCCCTCACGGCGCCGTACCTCGTGACGCCGGACCTTCAGTTCGACCAGGGCGACTGGCCGATCGCCCTCGAACTGGTCTGGCACAAGCAGCGGCCCTGCGGCCCCGCCGCGACCTGGCTTCGGGAGCGTTTCGCGGCGGAGCGCGTCGGCGGCCTCCCGGTCGAGGGCTGGCCACGCTGA
- a CDS encoding LysR family transcriptional regulator, which yields MELRHLRYFAAVAEHLSFTAAAQSLGVSQPPLSQQIRDLEVEIGVNLFERSSRRVVLTAAGEDFLGNARAVLAQVSDAVDRARTIGTGAAGILNIGMTSSVLAGPAGCLIRAFEQRFRAVDVRIHEMAPTDQIAALKANRTDLSFLRSPPEDPDLVAHMAWPERLCVAVPREHALAAGRSVAIDVFRSEPLISLGLESSRFAADIYHACIQRGFTPSISQQVNEASSLINLVAAGFGLAIIPEFVGRARHPDVVVLPIKPSFLSADVYALHHTRRNPVIDNFLALIREEAPGLIARFQKR from the coding sequence ATGGAGCTCCGGCATCTTCGCTACTTCGCCGCGGTGGCGGAGCATCTCAGCTTCACCGCCGCCGCCCAGAGCCTGGGCGTGTCGCAGCCGCCGTTGAGTCAGCAGATCCGCGATCTCGAAGTGGAGATCGGCGTCAACCTGTTCGAGCGCTCGAGCCGGCGCGTCGTCCTGACCGCGGCGGGCGAGGACTTTCTCGGGAACGCGCGGGCGGTTCTCGCGCAGGTCTCCGACGCCGTCGACCGGGCGCGCACGATCGGCACCGGAGCGGCCGGCATCCTCAACATCGGCATGACGAGTTCCGTCCTCGCAGGGCCGGCCGGATGCCTGATCCGGGCCTTCGAGCAGCGCTTCCGGGCGGTGGACGTGCGCATCCACGAGATGGCGCCGACCGACCAGATTGCGGCCCTCAAGGCGAACCGGACGGATCTCAGCTTCCTGCGCAGCCCCCCCGAGGACCCGGATCTCGTCGCCCACATGGCGTGGCCGGAGCGGCTCTGCGTGGCCGTGCCGCGCGAGCACGCCCTCGCCGCCGGTCGGAGCGTCGCGATCGACGTCTTCCGCAGCGAGCCGCTGATCTCGCTCGGCCTCGAGAGCTCGCGCTTCGCCGCGGACATCTACCATGCCTGCATCCAGAGAGGCTTCACGCCGAGCATCTCGCAGCAGGTCAACGAGGCCTCGTCGCTGATCAACCTGGTCGCGGCCGGCTTCGGTCTCGCCATCATCCCGGAATTTGTCGGTCGTGCGAGACATCCGGACGTCGTCGTCTTGCCGATCAAGCCGTCATTCCTGTCGGCGGACGTCTATGCGCTGCATCATACTCGACGAAATCCGGTCATCGACAATTTCCTCGCGCTGATCCGCGAGGAGGCGCCGGGCTTGATCGCGCGGTTCCAGAAGCGGTGA
- the puuE gene encoding allantoinase PuuE, protein MFDLDQDYPRDMVGYGRHRPDPAWPGGKRVAVQCVINYEEGGENCILHGDAASEAFLSEIVGALPWPGKRHANMESIYEYGARAGFWRLWRAFTRRNLPVTVFGVASAMQRNPEAVAAMVESGWEIASHGLRWIDYRDHSPEAERADIDAAVALQTSLTGSRPLGLYQGRTSANTLAIGAAEGGFLYLADSYADDLPYWLRIGGRQQLVVPYTLDANDMRFATAQGFNNGDQFFGYLKDTFDVLYREGEAGRGGIMSVGLHCRLVGRPGRMAALERFLDYVGDHPDAWVTTRLDIARHWIAVHPPRGGYRPTRMGRALFGEVFGPVCAGLSGASPAAGAAMAERVRAGGLPAEADDLSGLARLLAEAAGVPADARGLRSRLEALTGE, encoded by the coding sequence ATGTTCGACCTCGACCAGGACTATCCCCGCGACATGGTCGGATACGGTCGGCATCGACCGGACCCGGCCTGGCCCGGGGGCAAGCGCGTCGCCGTCCAGTGCGTCATCAACTACGAGGAGGGCGGGGAGAACTGCATCCTCCACGGTGACGCGGCGTCCGAGGCCTTCCTCTCCGAGATCGTCGGGGCCCTGCCCTGGCCGGGGAAGCGCCACGCCAACATGGAGTCGATCTACGAGTACGGTGCCCGCGCCGGCTTCTGGCGCCTCTGGCGGGCGTTCACGCGCCGCAACCTCCCGGTCACGGTCTTCGGCGTCGCCTCGGCGATGCAGCGCAACCCCGAGGCCGTCGCCGCCATGGTCGAGTCCGGCTGGGAGATTGCCAGCCACGGCCTTCGCTGGATCGACTATCGTGACCACAGCCCGGAGGCCGAGCGCGCCGATATCGACGCGGCCGTCGCGCTGCAGACGTCGCTGACGGGCAGCCGGCCCCTCGGCCTCTACCAGGGGCGGACCTCCGCGAACACGCTGGCGATCGGCGCCGCCGAGGGCGGTTTCCTGTACCTCGCCGATTCCTACGCCGACGACCTGCCCTACTGGCTGCGGATCGGGGGGCGTCAGCAGCTCGTCGTTCCCTACACCCTCGACGCCAACGATATGCGGTTCGCGACCGCCCAGGGCTTCAACAACGGCGACCAGTTCTTCGGCTACCTCAAGGACACGTTCGACGTCCTGTACCGCGAGGGCGAGGCGGGCCGGGGCGGCATCATGTCGGTGGGGCTCCACTGCCGCCTGGTCGGGCGTCCGGGGCGGATGGCCGCGCTGGAGCGGTTCCTCGACTACGTGGGCGATCACCCGGACGCCTGGGTGACCACCCGGCTGGACATCGCCCGCCACTGGATCGCGGTCCACCCGCCGCGCGGCGGCTACCGGCCGACCCGCATGGGCCGCGCCCTGTTCGGCGAGGTCTTCGGCCCGGTCTGCGCCGGCCTGTCCGGCGCGTCGCCCGCGGCCGGCGCGGCGATGGCGGAGCGGGTCCGCGCGGGCGGACTCCCCGCGGAGGCGGACGACCTGTCCGGTCTGGCCCGGCTCCTCGCGGAGGCCGCGGGTGTCCCGGCCGACGCGCGCGGCCTCCGGAGCCGACTCGAGGCGCTCACCGGAGAATAG
- a CDS encoding NCS1 family nucleobase:cation symporter-1: MYAQVEAAGISTAVSDERDAVVIKPSYDPDLVNKDLAPLRKQTWGTYNIFAFWMSDVHSVGGYVTAGSLFSLGLVSWQVLIALLVGIVIVQVFCNLVAKPSQRTGTPYPVICRASFGVKGANIPAIIRGLIAVAWYGIQTYLASAALTVVALRFFPELAVYADLKQHGFAGLSSLGWAAFMTLWVLQALVFWRGMEAIRVFIDWAGPAVYVVMIALAAYLVAKAGLGEIGLTLGTVKYTGWDALPVMINAVALVVSYFSGPMLNFGDFSRYGESFDAVKRGNFWGLPVNFLGFSLLTVVTASATVPVFGHLITDPVETVSRIDSTFAVVLGAFTFMTATIGINIVANFVSPAFDFSNVSPRRISWRMGGMIAAVGSIFITPWNLYNNPAVIHYTLDVLGAFIGPLFGILIADFYVVKKEKVVLDDLYTMSPAGTYWYTDGYNRAAVAALIPSALIPALCVILPGLESVANFTWFIGCALGFAIYTALMRRRPAGAVRPA, translated from the coding sequence ATGTACGCACAGGTCGAGGCCGCCGGCATCAGCACCGCCGTGTCGGATGAACGGGACGCCGTCGTCATCAAGCCGAGCTACGATCCGGATCTCGTGAACAAGGATCTGGCGCCGCTGCGCAAGCAGACCTGGGGCACCTACAACATCTTCGCCTTCTGGATGTCTGACGTTCACAGCGTCGGCGGATACGTGACCGCCGGCTCCCTGTTCTCGCTGGGACTCGTGAGCTGGCAGGTGCTGATCGCCCTGCTGGTCGGCATCGTCATCGTCCAGGTCTTCTGCAACCTCGTCGCCAAACCCAGCCAGCGGACCGGCACGCCTTATCCGGTGATCTGCCGCGCCTCCTTCGGCGTGAAGGGCGCCAACATCCCGGCGATCATCCGCGGGCTGATCGCGGTGGCGTGGTACGGCATTCAGACCTACCTCGCCTCGGCGGCGCTGACCGTGGTGGCGCTACGCTTCTTCCCCGAACTCGCCGTCTACGCCGACCTCAAGCAGCACGGCTTCGCCGGCCTGTCGAGCCTGGGCTGGGCCGCCTTCATGACCCTCTGGGTCCTGCAGGCTCTGGTCTTCTGGCGCGGCATGGAGGCGATCCGCGTGTTCATCGACTGGGCGGGACCGGCGGTCTACGTGGTGATGATCGCGCTCGCCGCGTACCTCGTCGCCAAGGCCGGGCTCGGCGAGATCGGGCTGACCCTGGGCACCGTGAAGTACACCGGCTGGGACGCCCTGCCGGTGATGATCAACGCCGTCGCCCTCGTGGTCTCCTACTTCTCCGGGCCGATGCTGAACTTCGGCGACTTCTCGCGCTACGGCGAGAGCTTCGACGCGGTGAAGAGGGGCAACTTCTGGGGCCTCCCGGTGAACTTCCTCGGATTCTCGCTCCTGACGGTCGTCACCGCCTCGGCGACGGTGCCGGTCTTCGGTCACCTGATCACCGACCCGGTGGAGACGGTGAGCCGCATCGACAGCACCTTCGCGGTCGTGCTCGGCGCCTTCACCTTCATGACGGCGACCATCGGGATCAACATCGTCGCGAACTTCGTCTCGCCCGCGTTCGACTTCTCGAACGTGTCGCCGCGGCGGATCTCGTGGCGGATGGGCGGGATGATCGCGGCCGTCGGCTCGATCTTCATCACGCCCTGGAACCTCTACAACAATCCCGCCGTGATCCACTACACGCTCGACGTCCTCGGCGCTTTCATCGGCCCGCTGTTCGGGATCCTGATCGCCGATTTCTACGTCGTGAAGAAGGAGAAGGTCGTCCTCGACGACCTCTACACGATGAGCCCCGCCGGGACGTACTGGTACACGGACGGGTACAACCGCGCCGCCGTGGCCGCCCTGATCCCCTCGGCCCTGATCCCCGCGCTCTGCGTGATCCTGCCGGGCCTGGAGAGCGTGGCGAACTTCACGTGGTTCATCGGCTGCGCTCTGGGCTTCGCGATCTACACGGCCCTCATGCGCCGCCGCCCCGCCGGCGCGGTCCGTCCGGCCTGA
- a CDS encoding aspartate/glutamate racemase family protein: MRILLLNPNTSTSVTELLAAQVGTMSGAAATFIPATARFGAAYIASRAALAIAGHAALDAFAEHGQGCDAVFLACFGDPGLLALREVSPVPVVGMLEASCREAQRTAARYAIVTGGALWKPMLHEIVAGLGVDDGLVGIRTIARTGGEIAKDPEAALSDLAAACRSCAAEDRAEAVILGGAALVGLAARVQPHVLVPVLCSVASGVTAVLAAAAAPYRRPPVIAADTVGLGTALGTLLAPRQAVGQAAG; encoded by the coding sequence ATGCGGATCCTTCTGCTCAATCCGAACACCAGCACCTCTGTGACCGAGCTCCTGGCCGCGCAGGTCGGGACGATGTCGGGTGCGGCGGCGACCTTCATCCCGGCCACGGCGCGTTTCGGCGCCGCCTACATCGCCAGCCGGGCGGCCCTGGCCATCGCCGGCCACGCGGCCCTCGACGCCTTCGCGGAGCACGGCCAAGGCTGCGACGCGGTCTTCCTCGCCTGCTTCGGCGATCCCGGCCTGCTCGCCCTGCGCGAGGTCTCGCCGGTCCCGGTGGTGGGGATGCTCGAAGCGTCGTGTCGCGAGGCCCAGCGGACCGCCGCGCGCTACGCCATCGTGACCGGCGGGGCCCTGTGGAAGCCGATGCTCCACGAGATCGTCGCCGGCCTCGGCGTCGATGACGGCCTCGTGGGCATCCGGACGATCGCGCGCACCGGCGGCGAGATCGCGAAGGACCCGGAAGCCGCGCTGTCCGATCTCGCGGCCGCCTGCCGGTCCTGCGCCGCCGAGGATCGCGCCGAGGCGGTGATCCTCGGCGGCGCCGCCCTGGTCGGCCTCGCCGCCCGCGTGCAGCCGCACGTGCTGGTCCCGGTCCTCTGCTCGGTCGCGTCGGGGGTGACGGCGGTCCTGGCCGCCGCGGCCGCGCCCTACCGGCGACCGCCCGTCATCGCCGCCGACACCGTCGGTCTCGGCACCGCCCTCGGGACGCTGCTCGCGCCGCGCCAAGCCGTCGGCCAAGCCGCCGGTTGA
- a CDS encoding MFS transporter codes for MTIQAQPATDGPVIAATARLDDTYRRITWRLLPFLMVLWILSWIDRVNIGFAKLQMLAELRFSETVYGIGAGIFFIGYFLCEVPSNLLLEHIGARKTIARITLLWGICCVAMMFVTTPAFFYILRFLLGVFEAGFYPGVILYLTYWYPSERRAKVFGLFMSASALAGVIGGPLAGAIMSGMHGVNGWSGWQWVFLLEGIPSILAGIVTLFYLTDRPAKAGWLTPEQKALVEADLARDAAALGHREHRILASLKDARVWQCIAIFFCIVTANSALTFFGPSVVRDAGFTDPLAVGWIMSAAYLCGGAGMILNGRHSDRTGEARLHCGVPALVGALAIALTGVFIANAPILALLMLGVAVVGTMSAIPVFWQIPGRFLAGSAAAAGIALINSVANLAGFGAPAVMGYLREQTGSVATGLWLVAAVEAAALVLILAFVPPATPEMGRRARARAAHEPA; via the coding sequence ATGACGATCCAGGCGCAACCCGCGACCGACGGGCCGGTCATCGCCGCAACCGCGCGTCTGGACGACACCTACCGGCGGATCACGTGGCGGCTGCTGCCGTTCCTGATGGTCCTCTGGATCCTGTCCTGGATCGACCGGGTCAATATCGGCTTCGCCAAGCTGCAGATGCTGGCCGAGCTCCGGTTCAGCGAGACCGTCTACGGCATCGGCGCCGGGATCTTCTTCATCGGCTACTTCCTCTGCGAGGTGCCGAGCAACCTGCTGCTGGAGCATATCGGCGCCCGCAAGACGATCGCGCGGATCACGCTGCTGTGGGGGATCTGCTGCGTGGCGATGATGTTCGTGACCACGCCGGCATTCTTCTACATCCTGCGCTTCCTGCTCGGGGTCTTCGAGGCCGGATTCTATCCCGGCGTCATCCTGTACCTGACCTACTGGTATCCCAGCGAGCGCCGGGCCAAGGTGTTCGGGCTGTTCATGTCGGCCTCCGCGCTGGCCGGCGTCATCGGGGGGCCGCTCGCGGGCGCGATCATGTCGGGGATGCACGGCGTCAACGGCTGGTCCGGCTGGCAGTGGGTGTTCCTGCTCGAGGGCATCCCCTCGATCCTGGCCGGCATCGTCACGCTGTTCTACCTGACCGACCGACCCGCCAAGGCCGGCTGGCTGACGCCGGAGCAGAAGGCGCTGGTCGAGGCCGACCTCGCGCGCGACGCCGCGGCCCTGGGCCACCGCGAGCACCGGATCCTCGCCTCGCTGAAGGACGCGCGCGTCTGGCAATGCATCGCGATCTTCTTCTGCATCGTCACGGCGAACTCGGCCCTGACCTTCTTCGGGCCGAGCGTGGTGCGCGATGCCGGCTTCACCGACCCGCTCGCGGTCGGCTGGATCATGTCGGCGGCCTATCTCTGCGGCGGCGCCGGGATGATCCTCAACGGCCGCCACTCGGATCGGACCGGCGAGGCGCGGCTGCATTGCGGGGTCCCGGCCCTCGTCGGGGCGTTGGCCATCGCGCTCACGGGGGTCTTCATCGCGAACGCCCCGATCCTCGCGCTGCTCATGCTCGGGGTGGCGGTCGTCGGCACGATGAGCGCGATCCCGGTCTTCTGGCAGATCCCCGGCCGCTTCCTCGCGGGGTCGGCGGCGGCGGCCGGCATCGCGCTCATCAATTCGGTGGCCAACCTCGCGGGCTTCGGAGCGCCGGCGGTGATGGGTTACCTGCGCGAGCAGACCGGCTCGGTCGCGACCGGACTGTGGCTGGTCGCGGCCGTCGAGGCCGCGGCGCTCGTCCTGATCCTGGCCTTCGTCCCGCCGGCGACGCCGGAGATGGGGCGGCGCGCCCGGGCTCGCGCGGCGCACGAGCCGGCATGA